One genomic segment of Stigmatella aurantiaca includes these proteins:
- a CDS encoding TonB-dependent receptor has product MESRRHLARALCLAAVLLGFGAWAQGTSVITGTILDASTRKPLPDAVVTVIAPQLQGEQLVVTDASGLYRIPQLPSGVYTLRVDRDGFKPYARGEITLRLDRTIRVNVELLPDALSEEIAVTAAAATVDVGSSAQGVSVDAEVIRNLAVIRPGTKGSASRSFEGLAELAPGAQEDTYGVSISGSSSPESQYVVDGLSVNDPGVGTVGTPLSVEFVKEVNIITSGYMPEYGRSTGGVLNVVTKSGSNEFHGSVFANMAPGFLQNAGTAIQQQGSVISAQGKPWNLGDFGFDLGGPILKDKLWFYGGVAPSFNRIRVERRVNALDICTELDPENGCEKVGSARIDPETRYTQTIPLWGSRVNRFADERSLQYLAKLTYNFNPDHNLSVSAFGTPRSSGGQGKYSFSDDGAPEVCSGLSCTAYVQGTYDSIATRRENDALDLVAKQSSSFFNKTLLVDATVGWHHQEDSILPSDGSGLNTGVGLSAEPRISWRRTRNPGYHTILEFEDLPFTSACGATVAEQRQRCPVSAYTTGGPGTISIQRLDRVQGKVLGTYLVQALGHHIIKAGFDAERTSFYNNRARTGFAHWQECTDGSCFFSLNQYGYLAAPDTPVFLETKEGTSHSVTVGGFLQDSWSVLDKVTVNVGVRYDMQTLYGLDDKVGLNLPNQWSPRVGVIYDFTQQGRSKLFVNYARFYESVPLDMADLSFPQQQLLSATYKAPPCNPTVPGNLEEACSIAPNRDVIGNLESPNQGWDAQGGDRVSVDPNIKPQSMDELSAGAEYELLLGRFGAAYTLRSLNNVIEDMSRDDGNTFFLGNPGKGYSSDFPVARRRYDGLNLYYQKNFSNQWLAQASYTWSRLRGNYSGLFRADTGQLSPNLTRDFDLLSLTFNREGPLPGDRTHSFKIFGAREFALGPAMSLNVGGSYRARSGTPLNYLGAHPQRSGSETFILPRGSAGRLPWVHGIDTRVGFNRKLPGNSTLTLSLDVFNLFNFQQYTAVDQTLTTTRVYAIEQGGSAAGVEACVTGQGECQVISTATNKPITSADLNPNFKRPIAYQAPRSVRLGAKISF; this is encoded by the coding sequence GTGGAAAGTCGTCGTCATCTCGCGCGAGCGCTGTGTCTTGCCGCCGTGCTGCTGGGCTTTGGGGCCTGGGCGCAGGGCACCTCGGTCATCACCGGGACCATCCTCGACGCCTCGACCCGGAAGCCCCTGCCGGACGCGGTCGTGACGGTCATCGCGCCCCAGCTTCAGGGCGAGCAGTTGGTCGTCACGGATGCGAGCGGCCTGTACCGCATCCCCCAGCTTCCCTCGGGCGTCTACACCCTGCGGGTGGACCGCGACGGCTTCAAGCCCTACGCGCGCGGCGAAATCACCCTGCGCCTGGACCGCACCATCCGCGTCAACGTCGAGCTGCTGCCGGACGCGCTGTCCGAGGAGATCGCCGTCACGGCCGCCGCGGCCACCGTGGACGTGGGCTCCAGTGCCCAGGGCGTGAGCGTGGACGCGGAGGTGATCCGCAACCTGGCCGTCATCCGGCCGGGGACGAAGGGCTCGGCCTCGCGCTCCTTCGAGGGCCTGGCCGAGCTGGCCCCGGGGGCCCAGGAGGACACCTACGGGGTGAGCATCAGCGGCAGCAGCTCCCCGGAGAGCCAGTACGTCGTCGACGGCCTGTCCGTGAATGATCCCGGCGTGGGCACGGTGGGCACGCCCCTGTCCGTGGAGTTCGTGAAGGAGGTCAACATCATCACCAGCGGCTACATGCCCGAGTACGGCCGCTCCACGGGAGGCGTGCTCAACGTCGTCACGAAGTCCGGCTCCAACGAGTTCCACGGCTCCGTCTTCGCCAACATGGCCCCGGGCTTCCTGCAGAACGCGGGGACCGCCATCCAGCAGCAGGGCAGCGTCATCTCCGCGCAGGGCAAGCCGTGGAATCTGGGCGACTTCGGCTTCGATCTCGGCGGGCCCATCCTCAAGGACAAGCTCTGGTTCTACGGAGGCGTGGCCCCCTCGTTCAACCGCATCCGCGTGGAGCGGCGGGTCAACGCGCTGGACATCTGCACGGAGCTGGATCCGGAGAACGGCTGCGAGAAGGTGGGCAGTGCGCGCATCGACCCGGAGACCCGCTACACGCAGACGATTCCCCTGTGGGGCAGCCGGGTCAACCGCTTCGCCGATGAGCGCAGCCTCCAGTACCTGGCTAAGCTGACGTACAACTTCAACCCGGACCACAACCTCTCGGTGTCCGCCTTCGGCACCCCGCGCTCATCGGGAGGGCAGGGCAAGTACTCCTTCAGCGACGACGGCGCCCCGGAGGTCTGCTCGGGGCTGTCGTGTACCGCCTATGTCCAGGGCACCTACGACTCCATCGCCACCCGGCGGGAGAACGATGCGTTGGACCTGGTGGCCAAGCAGTCCTCCTCGTTCTTCAACAAGACCTTGCTCGTCGATGCCACGGTGGGCTGGCACCACCAGGAGGACTCCATCCTCCCCTCGGACGGCTCGGGGCTGAACACGGGCGTGGGCCTGTCGGCCGAGCCGCGCATCAGCTGGCGTCGCACGCGCAACCCGGGCTACCACACCATCCTCGAGTTCGAGGACCTGCCGTTCACCAGCGCCTGCGGGGCCACCGTGGCCGAGCAGCGGCAGCGCTGCCCCGTGAGCGCCTACACCACGGGTGGCCCGGGTACCATCAGCATCCAGCGGCTGGACCGCGTGCAGGGCAAGGTGCTGGGCACGTACCTCGTCCAGGCGCTCGGCCACCACATCATCAAGGCGGGCTTCGACGCGGAGCGGACGAGCTTCTACAACAACCGGGCGCGCACCGGCTTCGCCCACTGGCAGGAGTGCACGGACGGCTCGTGCTTCTTCAGCCTCAACCAGTACGGCTACCTGGCGGCGCCCGACACCCCCGTCTTCCTGGAGACGAAGGAGGGCACCTCCCACTCGGTGACGGTGGGCGGCTTCCTTCAGGACAGCTGGTCCGTGCTCGACAAGGTCACTGTCAACGTGGGCGTGCGCTACGACATGCAGACGCTCTATGGGCTCGATGACAAGGTGGGGCTGAACCTGCCCAACCAGTGGTCGCCCCGCGTGGGCGTCATCTACGACTTCACCCAGCAGGGGCGCTCGAAGCTCTTCGTGAACTACGCCCGCTTCTACGAGAGCGTGCCGCTGGACATGGCGGACCTGTCCTTCCCGCAGCAGCAGCTCCTGTCGGCCACCTACAAGGCGCCGCCGTGCAACCCCACGGTGCCGGGGAACCTGGAGGAGGCCTGCTCCATCGCCCCCAACCGGGACGTCATCGGCAACCTGGAGAGCCCCAACCAGGGCTGGGACGCGCAGGGCGGCGACCGCGTCTCCGTGGACCCCAACATCAAGCCCCAGTCCATGGACGAGCTCTCCGCGGGCGCTGAGTACGAGCTGCTGCTGGGCCGGTTCGGAGCCGCCTACACGCTGCGCAGCCTCAACAACGTCATCGAGGACATGAGCCGGGACGATGGCAACACGTTCTTCCTGGGCAACCCCGGCAAGGGGTACTCGTCGGACTTCCCGGTGGCGCGCCGCCGGTACGACGGGCTGAACCTCTACTACCAGAAGAACTTCTCGAACCAGTGGCTCGCCCAGGCCAGCTACACGTGGTCCCGGCTGCGGGGCAACTACTCGGGCCTCTTCCGCGCGGACACGGGCCAGCTCTCGCCCAACCTGACGCGCGATTTCGATCTGCTCTCGCTGACCTTCAACCGCGAGGGTCCGCTGCCGGGTGACCGGACCCACAGCTTCAAGATCTTCGGTGCGCGCGAGTTCGCCCTGGGCCCCGCGATGAGCCTCAACGTCGGCGGCAGCTACCGGGCCCGCTCGGGCACGCCGCTCAACTACTTGGGCGCGCACCCGCAGCGCAGCGGCTCGGAGACGTTCATCCTGCCGCGCGGCAGCGCGGGCCGGCTGCCGTGGGTGCACGGCATCGATACGCGCGTGGGCTTCAACCGGAAGCTGCCAGGCAACTCCACGCTGACCCTGTCGCTGGATGTCTTCAACCTCTTCAACTTCCAGCAGTACACGGCCGTGGATCAAACGCTCACCACCACCCGCGTCTACGCCATCGAGCAGGGCGGAAGCGCCGCGGGCGTGGAGGCCTGCGTGACGGGGCAGGGCGAGTGCCAGGTCATCTCCACGGCTACCAACAAGCCCATCACCTCCGCAGACCTCAACCCCAACTTCAAGCGCCCCATCGCCTACCAGGCCCCCCGGTCCGTCCGCCTGGGCGCGAAGATCAGCTTCTAA